The genomic DNA AGGGACATATAGAATAACAAGAAGGGCTTCTACAGGTATGTCAGTTGAAAAGGGAGGTCAAAGAAAGCAGTGACTggataagggggaatggctttgcACTTACAGAGGACAaggttagattggatattgggaagaaattcttccctgtgagggtggtgaggccctggcacaggttgcccagagaagctgtggctgccccatccctgaagcgtccaaggccaggctggacggggcttggagcaacgtgggatGGTGGAAGCCCATGGCAAGGGCTGGACTCTGTGACCTTGAAGAATCGCTTACAATTcaaaacattccatgattccatgttCCCTATGCAAGAGCAAGGTTTGGAATGGGCTTCCCCTGTAAAACGTGGGCAATCCCTGGGCTTCCCCTGTAAAACCTAGGCCACGGCTCATCAGCTGGGGGAGCACGAGGAAGCTCCGCCAGCTCTCTCCCATCCAGCCTCAGCCAGAACACCTCTGTGTGATGGAATGCACAATCCAGCAGTTTCCCAGAGTGGTGAGTGGAGAAGTGTCACTGCCTCCAAATACTTGTCCTGCTCACAAGCAGGATGAGGTACACAGCATTCACAGATGCACAAGGCTGGAGACAGTCTGCATTTTCCAAGTGCTGGCTCAGAAGTGCAGCTGTGGCCCTCGCATGTATGAACACgtagctgctctgcagcttttgcCACTGGGGTCAGGTGCTGGCTCTTTCCGTGATCTGCAGCCCTCAGGTAGTGCTGGTAGTGCAGGTGCACAAGGTTAGATTGCTGCTCATTCACCTGTGAGGGTTTCAGCAAATAGCCATGTTCCTCCACTCATCACTGTACATGGCACTGCCCGCACTGttctgctgtggggcaggatgCCAAGAGCTGTAACATGCCCCGATATCCTAGGGCAACACCCATGATGGAGAGACTCCTGGAGACCCCAGACGAGGTATAGGAGAAAGCTGAGAGACAATAATGCATTTCTTCCCCTCACAAAATCCATCCTAAAGCCAAAGCTGAGAACTGGAGGTGGGAAGTGACAAAACGTGGAGCTGGAAAGAGGTGATGGCTGCTCCAGAATACTGTGAGGAGGGAAGCTGTCAGCCTCAGCCTGCTCCACCAAGGCTAGGGACAGAGTTCCTGGAAGAGCATCGTGCGAGGGTGTAATTGGCCTCATCTACtagtgcagctcctggcaccTAAACCATGAACCCTCTACGCTCCAAATTAAGttcctgcctgcccctgcccacGGTCTGCCACCTCTCCTCAGGATCCCAGGAAGAAGGCAGGCTACCCTAAGAAACTGTCCTCTCTGTCCCAGATCCCTGTAGGGCCAGAACCAAGGGACCTGGGCCCTGCTGCATGGGGCTGTCCCAGAGGACCTGTCTCTtagcagctggaggctctggACAGGAGCCATGGGCTGGGGACAGAATAGACCTTGGGGGAGGTGGAGGGGAGAAGGCCAGAACAAGGGGCCAAGGAGCTGTGGCGCAGTGATTTTtgcaggggaaaaggaggaggattTGTAGCCTACAGCTGGCACTGCCCCTGTTTCTGAGGCCCTGCGTCCTCCCTGTGCCGTGGGTGCTGACACGGGTGGATGTGGCACGGAGGGTGGGTCTGGGCAGCAGGTGGGGCAGGCGGGGTGTGGGGCAGCGGAGGGCTGTCCCCGGCGAGCCGGGTTGGCCAGCGGGACTGCGGCAGCCGGGCCTGCCCGGGCCGGGGGTCTCCGGGCTCCcgcgccgcctcccgccgctGTCCGCGGTGCTGCCCGGCCGCTGCCCcgcggtgccgccgccgccgcccggcccggcgcgcTCCCGCGCTCtcggcggcgggggcgggggcgggccgggcccTCCCCGCGCCGGGAACGCGCTCCCCGCCTCCCACCCGGCACAAAGTTTCGCGGCAGGAACTCGGGCGGCAACAGTGCGGAGCCGGCGGCACGGGAGCGCGGCCGCGCGGAGCCCAAGCGCCCCGGTACCCGGCGGGGGCCGGCGGCCGACCGTGCCATGCGGGCCCccccccggcggcggcgggcgggcgggcagcgcgCCCCATGCGGCTGGGGCGGCCGGGCGGCGGCTGACACCATGTGCGCCGGTGCCCGGGGCGAAGGAGCGGGGAGCAGCATGTCCCCCCCGCCCAGCCGGGGGGTGCCGGGCGGGCGCGGCTCTAAGGGGCCCGCCGGCGCGGAAGCTCCTCTGCATGTgcagcctctccctgtgcctcacCTACCTGTGGCTACAGCCTGATGGGGGCACGGTCCGGCCGCCCTGCGCTCCCCCGCCGCGCTCCCTGGCTCGGCGGCTTCCCGGGGCCCCGCGTTCCCCCACCGCCTCCCCGTCACGGTGGCCCCGCGCTCCCCCGCCAGCGCCCGGGCAGCTCCGGCGCCCCGGTCCCCTCAGCCGCTCCGCCGCGGGCCTCCAACGGCAGCCGGAAGGCGCGGCGGGCACCTGGCTGCGGACGCAGCTGGCCCCCGGGGAGGTGATCACGGCGCAGAGCGGAGCCTTCGAGAGGGGACCCCGCAGGAGTCGAGCACCACGGACGAGGAGCTGAGCCGGGCCGGCAAGCCCGGGCAgccgcggcggcagcggcagcacCACGCCGGACTACGGGGAGAGCGGCTGCCGCAAGCCCTCATCATCGGGGTGAAGAAGGGGGGACGCGGGCGCTGCTGGAGGCCATCCGGGCACACACCCGACGTGGCGGGCCGTGGGCACCGAGCCCCACTTCTTCGACAGGAACTACGAGAAGGGGCTGGAGTGGTACAGGTGAGGGCGGGGGACTGCGGGCGCGATCCGCGGCGGGGGGGAGGAGGAATGCGCTTCCGTGCGGGGCGGGGGAAGCTCCTGTGTGGTCCCGGGGGTCCTCTGTTCCCCCGGCGGGACCCGGGGCGAAGGCGCGGGCTCCGGGATCCCGCGTGCTTCCGCGGGGACGCGGCGGGTGCGGAGCCGGAGAGCCGAGCCGCGATGCCGGGGCAGGCGGGAGGTCGCCGGGGGCCGCGCCTGGCAGCGGTGGCGATTGAAAACGCCGTGTTCTGGTGGGAAAGTAGGAAATCTGTAATAACATCCCTCTCGGTTGGTCAGAGTGTGTGAGCAGACCGTAGCAGTTCAGCTGTACTCGGTGTAAAATACGCCTAAATAGGTCGGTAATTaataattactgaaataaacaaGATCGCAAGTTATTCCAGGTGCTGCTAGGGCTGAAGGATGCTACCTTCCTGCGAGCACAGGCTTTGCTTCACAAATAAGGTTTACTCTTTATTCAACAAGTTCCACGTCAGGAAGTTTTCTCCATTGACAAGATCTAATTCTGTTCGTGAAGAAGTCTCTAAATACTGTTGTCTGATGGTGGGTAACATTTTAAAGGAGTTTTATGTTAAAAGTCCTGGTTATTAGAAAACACTGGACTGCAGTAAGGAAGTGTTAAGTGTCTTGGCAGGTTTAGCAAATCAATGGATTGTGATGGCTCAgtgtttctctttaaaaatttctgaGCAGAATGCAGCACATCAGTAGAACTTTAAAATTCTCAGTAGTTCTGTAGTTCACTGTTCAAGACAAACCGTACTGGTTCTTGATAAGAAGTGATCTGTGGCTGAGCTGGTGAAGTTCTTGTTGTGGTTAGTATGGCAGCTGCTTAGtttctctgaaaatgaagcTAAAAATAAGAGGCAGCAGGTTAGTTACTGCCTGGATTATCTGGTCactctttattaaaataaagtacaTGGTCTTCGTGTCAGGGGTATTTAAATGTGAGAAACTCCAGGCAGTCTTCTGTGGGGATTGTGGAAGCAAAGTCTTCGTAACACTTGGTGTGGCATCCACTTGGCTCTGGTGAAATGCTGTGGGATTTTCTGGAGGGATTTCAAGAAAGTGGACCTCAGCACTGAGAAAGTGAGGTGGTCCCTGAGAGTGTTTTCAGTGTGCCGCTCTGAtgggaggaagaaataaaggacTGGCTATGGTTATTGTGTTTATAGATATAATTTCAGACACAGTATTTTGTTGTATTGAATTTTCCTGGAGGAAAGGCTTACCTTGAAAAATAAGTTTAGAAAACTTGCTAGAAGATGGTAGAAAGTGGCGTATAAAAAAAGTTTGGTTTTattcaaaacaggcagaagaaGATCAAGCACTGAGTATGATGAGTAGctgctttttcatctttaaagTCAAGCTACTAGAAAAGGGCTAGTGAGTGGGTGTAACTCCTCTCGTGGAATAAGAGGCACACACAGGTTTTCATTTGCAGAATTACAGTTTGATAttttccatccctgcagcagctttctggTGTGTGCAGCTCATTTCAagccctggagctctgctgctcGGGGGGGAGAGGTGGGAGAAGAACAGGTTGGGGCACCCTTGGTGTGTGAGGGTctgggcagagcaggctgtgggATGGATGCTCTGGACACAGGACAAAGAAATGACTCTGCTGCTCTGTTGCTAttgcagccctggctgcctgACCTACAGTTACCTTCACACCTGCCCAACCCCAACACGTgcttctccccctctccttccAAGAGTGTTCAGCCTTGCAGGGGCAGGACGCTGCTGTtggcctcagcagcagccacaacTTCCCTGGTGCTGTTCTGGTGCCAGGCTATCGTCATGGACTGGCTTTTAGTGCCGtgcaaacacaaaccaaaagcaGAATGGGGAAAGATCGCtgtccatcccagcagctgttTCTTCCTGACCTTCTCTGAAATTACCTGATTGAGTGCACCAGGGAGGCTGACAGCTCACAGCTGTGTCCCAGGTAGAATAATTGGAGATTTTTCCTATCCACAGAAATGTCAATGTTCTTTTAGCAAAGAAGCAACTATTGAAGTTTTTACCAGCCTCTCCTTATGGTGACTTCTGCATTATACACTGTGAGCTTTTACGTTGTCAAGTTTTTTCTTACATAGTGAAATAAGGGAATGGCAGACCTTCAGGGTTCCTTGTTCAGTCCCAAGATTATCTCCTAGCCTCGaagagctggagggaagggaaatacCTTCTCCACCTGTGAAATGGAGATGGCACCAGGGCATTgccatttct from Corvus cornix cornix isolate S_Up_H32 chromosome 14, ASM73873v5, whole genome shotgun sequence includes the following:
- the HS3ST4 gene encoding LOW QUALITY PROTEIN: heparan sulfate glucosamine 3-O-sulfotransferase 4 (The sequence of the model RefSeq protein was modified relative to this genomic sequence to represent the inferred CDS: inserted 4 bases in 4 codons; deleted 8 bases in 5 codons); translated protein: MCAGARGEGAGSSMSPPPSRGVPGGRGSKGPPARKLLCMCSLSLCLTYLWLQPDGGXGPAALRSPAALPGSAAPGPRVPPPPPRHGGPALPRQRPGSSGAPVPSAAPPRASNGSXEGAAGTWLRTQLAPGEVITAQSGAFERTPQESSTTDEELSRAGSPGSRGGSGSTTPDYGEXRLPQALIIGVKXGGTRALLEAIRAHPTWRAVGTEPHFFDRNYEKGLEWYRNVMPKTLDGQITMEKTPSYFVTNEAPRRIHSMAKDTKLIVVVRNPVTRAISDYTQTLSKKPEIPTFEVLAFKNRTLGLIDASWSAIRIGIYALHLENWLQYFPLSQILFVSGERLITDPAGEMAKVQDFLGLKRIVTEKHFYFNKTKGFPCLKKPEDSSAPRCLGKSKGRTHPKIDPDVIHRLRKFYKPFNVMFYQMTGQDFQWEQEESDK